From Camelina sativa cultivar DH55 chromosome 7, Cs, whole genome shotgun sequence, one genomic window encodes:
- the LOC104704257 gene encoding receptor-like protein 12, whose product MPEFHLRLLFLSLLLLCCVSPSSLFNINNPVGLVACRPHQIKAFTQFKNEFDTRGCNHSDPSNRVWCDNSTGAVTKLRLRACLSGTMKPNSSLFRFYQLRFLDLSNNNFTSASLPSEFGNLNKLEVLGLTSNGFISQFHSSFNNLSMLSVLELSYNHLSGNLNPNSSLFELHHLSFLSLANNNFSSSIPSKFGNLNKLEVLFLSSSGFSGQVPPTISNLTWIFELYIEQNKLRVSLDLRKNNLVGSIEVPNSSTSSKLEIMYLGFNHFEGKLLEPISKLINLKELDVSLLNTSYPIDVNIFSSLKSLEMLTLLGNNISPESLSSDSNIPLTLNQLGLGYCNISVFPKILKNLQYLEIIDISANILHGNIPEWLWSLPRLRTVDMFDNSFSGFEGSPEVLINSSVQNLFMDANNFEGALPQLPLSIQGFSAEGNNFAGEIPLSICNRSSLTILVLNNNKFTGPIPQCLTNFIFVNLWKNNLEGSIPHAFNVGTSLQTLDIGFNQLTGKLPDIGNESSCRTCEVKIRRSGSRAMVSRWKWESNVNVMANGQPETPDHHFKHKKLGLLMIDGDDNQLLNEEFRASTEYCTMNEVHEAPEEKALVEEEPTPPFQVPIANSELLRSVELREVNLGLENLDVVKNENMEQEGVQKSSNRRFEVAGGVERDAKC is encoded by the exons ATGCCGGAGTTTCATCTGCGTTTGCTTTTTCTCTCGCTACTCTTACTTTGTTGTGTCTCCCCTTCAAGCTTATTCAATATAAATAATCCTGTTGGTCTTGTTGCTTGCCGTCCCCACCAGATTAAAGCCTTTACGCAGTTCAAGAACGAGTTTGACACCCGTGGCTGCAACCATAGTGACCCCTCTAATAGAGTCTGGTGCGATAACTCGACGGGTGCGGTCACGAAGCTACGACTCAGAGCCTGTCTCAGTGGAACTATGAAGCCCAACAGTAGCCTTTTCCGGTTTTATCAGCTCCGTTTTCTTGATCTCTCTAACAACAACTTCACCTCCGCTTCACTCCCTTCCGAGTTTGGTAATCTCAACAAATTAGAGGTTCTGGGTCTTACCTCTAATGGCTTTATCAGCCAATTTCATTCCTCATTTAACAACCTAAGCATGCTTTCCGTTTTAGAACTTTCCTATAATCACTTGTCTGGAAATCTGAATCCCAACAGTAGCCTCTTCGAGTTGCACCACCTTAGTTTTCTTAGTCTTGCCAACAACAACTTTAGTTCCTCAATCCCTTCCAAATTTGGCAATCTCAACAAATTAGAGGTCTTATTTCTTAGCTCCAGTGGATTTTCTGGTCAAGTTCCTCCGACAATTAGTAACCTAACTTGGATATTCGAGTTGTACATTGAGCAAAACAAGCTTAGAG TATCTCTTGATCTGCGTAAAAACAATCTCGTTGGCTCTATTGAAGTTCCTAACTCCTCTACCTCATCTAAACTCGAAATCATGTATCTAGGGTTTAACCATTTTGAAGGAAAACTCCTAGAGCCTATCTCAAAACTCATCAACCTCAAGGAGCTCGACGTTTCGTTGCTAAACACTAGCTACCCAATTGACGTAAATatcttctcctctctcaaatCTTTGGAGATGCTCACTCTTTTAGGAAACAATATATCTCCGGAAAGTTTAAGTTCAGATTCAAACATCCCATTGACCCTTAACCAGTTGGGCTTAGGGTACTGCAACATCAGcgtgtttccaaaaatcttaaaaaatcttCAATATTTGGAGATTATAGACATATCCGCAAACATACTCCATGGAAACATCCCTGAGTGGTTATGGAGCCTTCCTCGTCTGAGGACAGTGGATATGTTTGATAATTCCTTCAGTGGTTTCGAAGGTTCACCAGAAGTTTTAATAAATTCATCAGTGCAGAATTTATTCATGGATGCAAACAATTTTGAAGGAGCACTTCCTCAACTGCCTCTCTCTATCCAAGGGTTCAGTGCTGAAGGTAATAATTTTGCAGGGGAGATACCTCTTTCAATCTGCAATAGAAGCTCGCTTACAATCCTTGTTCttaacaacaacaagttcaccGGTCCAATTCCTCAATGTCTTACCAACTTCATTTTTGTGAATCTCTGGAAAAACAATCTGGAAGGAAGTATTCCTCACGCGTTTAACGTTGGTACCTCTCTACAGACACTCGACATTGGCTTCAATCAATTAACAGGAAAGCTTCCTGATATAGGAAATGAGAGTAGCTGCCGCACATGTGAAGTCAAGATAAGAAGAAGTGGATCACGTGCGATGGTGAGCCGATGGAAATGGGAAAGCAATGTCAATGTAATGGCAAACGGAC AGCCGGAAACTCCCGATCACCACTTCAAACACAAGAAATTAGGGCTTCTCATGATTGATGGTGACGACAATCAGCTCCTTAATGAAGAATTTCGTGCATCAACTGAGTATTGTACGATGAATGAGGTACATGAAGCTCCAGAAGAGAAAGCGTTGGTGGAAGAAGAACCAACTCCGCCATTTCAGGTACCTATTGCTAATTCTGAGCTTTTGAGGAGTGTTGAACTTAGGGAAGTAAATTTAGGATTGGAAAATCTAGATGTGGTGAAGAACGAGAATATGGAGCAAGAAGGGGTTCAAAAGAGCAGTAATAGGAGATTTGAGGTTGCAGGTGGCGTTGAGAGAGATGCGAAGTGttaa